In one window of Plasmodium relictum strain SGS1 genome assembly, contig: PRELSG_00_v1_33, whole genome shotgun sequence DNA:
- a CDS encoding fam-h protein, whose protein sequence is MNRKINSISNISAYPGLYFHVYKSYITTDMSAIKIYNKKEKKYALYFFIKLFVFSFLIWVLQCSDNLYSSRSWNYDNDLKNVLNLGAKRLLAEKVYKIGQGKEKLKFCEQKCIVETELEQRNGQEEIEKYINEEQESEIEEKNGDEDEVKYSEKTLGKHNINPKSCSLYSASILSFASFILFIIYVYIIDPEIQRVGFLCINLSILIFSVNLIMEEIKTKLKGKLQLSN, encoded by the exons atGAACAGGAAAATTAATTCTATATCTAATATTAGTGCATACCCTGGACTTTATTTCCATGTTTATAAAAGTTATATTACCACAGATATGTCAgctataaaaatatacaataaaaaagaaaaaaaatatgcattatatttttttataaagctttttgtattttcctttttaatttGGGTACTACAGTGTTCTGATAAT TTGTATTCTTCAAGATCATGGAATTACgataatgatttaaaaaatgtattaaattTAGGAGCTAAAAGATTATTAGCagaaaaagtatataaaataGGACAAGGaaaggaaaaattaaaattctgTGAACAAAAATGTATAGTAGAAACAGAATTAGAACAGAGGAATGGACAAGAAGAAATagagaaatatataaatgaagaacAAGAAAGTGAAATAGAGGAAAAAAATGGAGATGAAGATGAAGTAAAATATAGTGAGAAAACATTAGGAAAACATAATATTAATCCAAAATCATGTTCATTATATTCTGCttctattttatcttttgcttcatttatattatttataatatatgtCTATATAATTGATCCAGAAATTCAAAGAGTAGGTTTTTTGTGTAttaatttatctattttaatattttcagtaaatttaattatggaagaaattaaaacaaaactTAAAGGAAAATTACAACTTTCTAATTAA